The following coding sequences lie in one Sedimentibacter sp. MB35-C1 genomic window:
- a CDS encoding MGMT family protein yields the protein MKRVLEEDLIYEILSVVEEIPEGSVATYGQIARLIGRDKNARLVGKVLSRAECYGDYPCHRVVNHAGRLAPGWVEQGALLRNEGIPLKDETHVDLKKCQWDC from the coding sequence ATGAAGCGAGTGTTAGAAGAAGATTTGATTTATGAGATTCTTTCCGTTGTAGAGGAAATTCCGGAGGGTAGTGTTGCTACATATGGACAAATAGCAAGGCTAATTGGAAGAGATAAAAATGCAAGACTTGTTGGAAAAGTACTCAGCAGGGCAGAATGTTATGGAGACTATCCTTGTCATAGAGTAGTTAATCATGCTGGTAGACTAGCGCCAGGATGGGTTGAACAAGGTGCATTGCTTCGCAACGAGGGTATTCCTCTAAAAGATGAAACCCATGTTGACTTAAAGAAATGTCAATGGGACTGCTGA
- a CDS encoding CPBP family intramembrane glutamic endopeptidase, whose amino-acid sequence MKIKRLSFMELAFLCVCMILIFLVRTKYVFSFILSLMVLIVFENQLTNYKVEIKKEKKFLYAFILVFIAYMIIQIIANLVNTDHYTLNQLRLLFQVPLTMTILLGYLFKVRLNDFNWAITTKSFFIVIMIFILLESVTIVDLQTESNTISFYIKNFIQKLFYPSIIEEVLFRGLFINGLLAFHIREDKANIIQSIIFGIVHIVGYKEISIGILLSTCIQMFIGFIFGKICIQTKSLTPCILLHALIDTI is encoded by the coding sequence ATGAAAATTAAAAGGTTGTCATTCATGGAATTGGCTTTCCTTTGCGTATGCATGATTCTCATTTTTTTGGTTCGTACAAAGTATGTATTCTCATTCATATTATCTTTAATGGTATTAATTGTTTTCGAGAATCAATTAACAAATTATAAAGTCGAAATAAAGAAGGAAAAAAAATTTTTATATGCATTTATTTTAGTTTTTATTGCATATATGATTATTCAGATTATTGCTAATTTAGTGAATACAGATCACTATACGCTTAATCAATTGAGACTGTTATTTCAAGTGCCATTGACAATGACTATTTTATTAGGATATTTATTTAAAGTTAGGCTGAACGATTTCAACTGGGCTATTACTACTAAAAGTTTTTTTATAGTTATAATGATATTTATTTTGTTGGAGTCAGTAACAATTGTTGACTTGCAAACGGAGAGCAATACGATTAGCTTTTATATCAAAAATTTCATACAGAAATTATTTTATCCAAGTATAATAGAGGAAGTACTTTTTAGGGGTCTTTTCATAAATGGGCTGCTTGCATTTCATATAAGAGAAGATAAAGCAAATATAATTCAATCTATTATTTTTGGTATAGTTCATATTGTTGGTTATAAAGAAATATCTATAGGCATACTTCTATCAACTTGCATTCAAATGTTTATAGGATTTATATTTGGGAAAATATGTATTCAAACAAAGTCATTAACACCATGTATACTATTACATGCACTTATAGATACAATTTAG
- a CDS encoding aminotransferase class III-fold pyridoxal phosphate-dependent enzyme, with protein sequence MNKSYNDMHIRMFPDPSVSITAVKAYGTKLLTEEYGEIIDLESGCWAAVLGHCNYEITHVLQEMAGMLFHTNQMIGTEHPGALVKELGEAANFKCSYKGTFMTSGSEAVSLSVVLAELLTGREKKLCFSISNLGSARELRMPRDTKFWNDVNINDCLNCKKNITCGECGKFNSIDFSEYAAFVFEPGNSAGLVLCQPQKLIDFFVQKCREEDCLIIANEVTTGFGRTGKWFGFQHYNCFDSKENFPDLICLGKGLGNGYPVSCLLIRSNLAEATEKTNFKYVQSHTDDPLGCIVARKVVEIIEKEKLIEKSQKTGEYFRKRLFEIDGIGEIRGRGMMNVVMLNKTFKSKVVFHKLLSSGFFVGYSELYNFIHLYAPLTLSESEIDSFCSALEKILKAYHLNFQEI encoded by the coding sequence CCCAGCGTTTCCATCACTGCCGTTAAAGCTTACGGAACAAAACTTCTTACTGAGGAATACGGAGAAATTATTGATTTGGAATCTGGCTGCTGGGCTGCTGTCTTAGGTCACTGCAACTATGAAATTACTCACGTACTTCAGGAAATGGCAGGCATGCTGTTTCACACCAATCAGATGATAGGTACAGAGCATCCGGGAGCGTTGGTGAAGGAGCTTGGAGAAGCTGCAAACTTCAAATGCAGCTACAAGGGTACATTTATGACATCAGGAAGTGAAGCTGTATCTCTGTCAGTTGTTCTTGCAGAGCTTCTCACAGGAAGAGAAAAAAAACTCTGCTTTTCAATTTCTAATTTAGGTTCGGCACGAGAGCTGCGAATGCCGAGAGATACAAAATTTTGGAATGATGTGAATATAAATGATTGCCTTAACTGCAAAAAAAATATAACATGCGGCGAATGCGGCAAATTTAATTCTATTGATTTTTCAGAATATGCTGCTTTTGTATTTGAGCCGGGTAACTCAGCAGGTCTGGTTCTTTGTCAACCACAAAAGCTCATAGATTTCTTTGTGCAAAAATGCAGAGAAGAAGACTGCCTGATAATAGCAAATGAAGTAACAACAGGCTTTGGAAGAACAGGAAAGTGGTTTGGATTTCAGCATTACAACTGCTTTGACAGCAAAGAAAATTTCCCTGATTTAATATGCCTTGGCAAAGGCCTCGGCAACGGATATCCCGTGAGTTGCCTGCTAATTCGTTCAAATCTTGCAGAAGCTACAGAAAAAACTAACTTTAAATATGTGCAGTCCCACACAGATGATCCACTGGGATGTATTGTGGCAAGAAAAGTTGTAGAAATTATAGAAAAGGAAAAGCTCATAGAAAAATCACAAAAAACCGGTGAATATTTCAGAAAAAGGCTCTTTGAAATTGATGGCATTGGAGAAATAAGAGGCAGAGGCATGATGAACGTGGTCATGCTCAATAAAACTTTTAAATCCAAGGTTGTATTTCACAAGCTTCTTAGTAGCGGTTTCTTTGTTGGTTATTCTGAGCTATATAATTTTATTCATCTCTATGCGCCTTTGACCCTTTCAGAAAGTGAAATCGACAGCTTCTGCAGTGCTCTTGAAAAAATTTTGAAAGCTTACCATTTAAATTTCCAAGAAATATAA